One Streptomyces sp. ML-6 genomic region harbors:
- a CDS encoding DUF2252 domain-containing protein produces MPQEPGSTPQDPGRLLRTAPHATPEQRAARGKAARRASPRSSHAEFVPPVDRPDPLGILETQSAARVPELVPIRYGRMIESPFRFYRGAAAIMASDLATTPNSGIRAQLCGDAHLLNFRLLASPERNLLFDINDFDETLPGPWEWDVKRLATSFVIAGRANGFTDKERADIVLTTLRSYREAMHRFAGMRNLDVWYSRIDIGRLKELAAGQLAKRGRARLDRAAAKARTRDSLQAFGKLTETVDGRPRIAADPPLLVPVADLLPDVERDAVQQLFRGLITRYGRSLSSDRRALLSDFRFVDMARKVVGVGSVGTRCWIILMLGRDGDDPLLLQAKEAGVSVLAPHLGASSCDNQGERVVSGQRMMQAASDIFLGWERVEGLDGRRRDFYVRQLRDWKGIAEPEEMVPSGMRVFGEVCGATLARAHARSGDRIAIAAYLGRGPAFDRAVACFAEKYADRNERDHRALVDAVRAGRLPAAEAS; encoded by the coding sequence ATGCCCCAGGAGCCGGGCTCGACGCCCCAGGACCCGGGCCGGCTGCTCCGGACGGCGCCGCACGCGACGCCCGAGCAGCGGGCGGCCCGCGGCAAGGCGGCCAGGCGGGCCTCCCCGCGTTCGAGCCACGCCGAGTTCGTACCACCGGTGGACCGGCCCGATCCGCTGGGCATCCTCGAGACCCAGTCGGCCGCCCGGGTGCCCGAACTCGTACCGATCCGCTACGGGCGGATGATCGAGTCGCCGTTCCGCTTCTACCGGGGCGCCGCCGCGATCATGGCCTCCGACCTGGCCACCACCCCGAACAGCGGGATCAGGGCCCAGCTGTGCGGGGACGCCCATCTGCTGAATTTCCGGCTGCTGGCCTCGCCGGAACGGAACCTTCTGTTCGACATCAACGACTTCGACGAGACGCTGCCCGGCCCCTGGGAGTGGGACGTCAAGCGCCTGGCGACCAGCTTCGTCATCGCGGGGCGGGCGAACGGCTTCACGGACAAGGAGCGCGCGGACATCGTGCTCACCACGCTGAGGTCGTACCGGGAGGCGATGCACCGGTTCGCCGGCATGCGCAATCTCGACGTCTGGTACTCGCGGATCGACATCGGCCGGCTCAAGGAGCTGGCTGCCGGGCAGCTGGCGAAGCGCGGCCGCGCACGGCTGGACCGGGCCGCGGCGAAGGCCCGTACCCGGGACAGTCTGCAGGCGTTCGGCAAACTCACCGAGACGGTGGACGGGCGGCCGCGCATCGCGGCGGACCCGCCGCTGCTGGTGCCGGTGGCCGATCTGCTCCCGGACGTCGAGCGCGACGCGGTGCAGCAGCTGTTCCGCGGGCTGATCACGCGCTACGGACGCAGTCTGTCCTCGGACCGGCGGGCGCTGCTCTCGGACTTCCGGTTCGTGGACATGGCGCGCAAGGTGGTCGGGGTCGGCAGCGTCGGGACGCGCTGCTGGATCATCCTCATGCTCGGGCGGGACGGCGACGACCCGCTCCTCCTCCAGGCCAAGGAGGCCGGCGTCTCGGTCCTCGCGCCCCATCTCGGCGCCTCCTCCTGCGACAACCAGGGCGAGCGCGTGGTCTCGGGCCAGCGGATGATGCAGGCGGCGAGCGACATCTTCCTCGGCTGGGAGCGGGTGGAGGGGCTGGACGGCCGGCGTCGCGACTTCTACGTGCGCCAGTTGCGCGACTGGAAGGGGATCGCCGAGCCGGAGGAGATGGTGCCGTCCGGCATGCGGGTGTTCGGCGAGGTGTGCGGCGCCACGCTGGCACGGGCCCACGCGCGTTCCGGGGACCGGATCGCCATCGCCGCGTACCTGGGGCGCGGGCCCGCGTTCGACCGTGCGGTGGCGTGCTTCGCCGAGAAGTACGCCGACCGCAACGAGCGGGACCACCGGGCGCTCGTCGACGCGGTGCGCGCGGGCCGGCTCCCGGCGGCCGAGGCGTCCTGA
- a CDS encoding DUF6011 domain-containing protein, with the protein MVSAELFPEPLPAPAPGAEPAPGDGPAARRRVVRCRLCGRPLTGTESRRTGLGPACDAKLHPAPPDIRTRRHEVEQDPLPGV; encoded by the coding sequence GTGGTGTCCGCCGAACTCTTCCCCGAGCCCCTCCCCGCCCCGGCCCCCGGCGCCGAGCCCGCGCCCGGGGACGGCCCGGCCGCCCGGCGACGGGTGGTGCGCTGCCGCCTGTGCGGCCGTCCGCTCACCGGTACCGAATCGCGCCGCACCGGCCTCGGCCCCGCCTGCGACGCCAAACTGCACCCCGCGCCCCCGGACATCCGCACCCGCCGCCACGAGGTCGAGCAGGACCCGCTGCCCGGCGTCTGA
- a CDS encoding DEAD/DEAH box helicase, translating into MIFIRSSGSLIRAEGRQDGGVTLIDQLPPTDDPDALFEAFSSWTESRGISLYPAQEEALIEVVSGANVILSTPTGSGKSLVAAGAHFTALAQDKVTFYTAPIKALVSEKFFDLCKLFGTENVGMLTGDASVNADAPVICCTAEVLASIALRDGKYADIGQVVMDEFHFYAEQDRGWAWQIPLLELPQAQFVLMSATLGDVRMFEEDLTRRTGRPTSVIRSATRPVPLSYEYRLTPITETLTELLDTRQAPVYIVHFTQAAAVERAQSLMSINMCTKEEKEKIADLIGNFRFTTKFGKNLSRYVRHGIGVHHAGMLPKYRRLVEKLAQAGLLKVICGTDTLGVGVNVPIRTVLFTALTKYDGTRVRTLRAREFHQIAGRAGRAGFDTAGFVVAQAPEHVIENEKAVRKAGDDPKKKRKVVRKKAPEGFVAWSETTFDKLIQSDPEPLTSRFRVTHTMLLSVIARPGNAFEAMRRLLEDNHEPRRAQLRHIRRAIAIYRSLLDGGVVEQLDEPDAEGRIVRLTVDLQQDFALNQPLSTFALAAFDLLDPDSPSYALDMVSVVESTLDDPRQILAAQQNKARGEAVGRMKADGVEYEERMELLQEVTYPKPLSELLWHAYDVYRRSHPWVGDHPVSPKSVIRDMYERAMTFTEFTSHYELARTEGIVLRYLASAYKALEHTIPDDLKSEDLEDLIAWLGELVRQVDSSLLDEWEQLANPEIETAEQAQEKADEVKPVTANARAFRVLVRNAMFRRVELAALDRVGELGELDGDAGWDEDAWGEAMDAYWDEYDELGTGPDARGPKLLKIEEDPAHGLWRVRQAFADPNGDHDWGISAEIDLAASDEEGRAVVKVTSVGQL; encoded by the coding sequence ATGATCTTCATACGGTCGTCCGGTTCCCTCATCCGGGCGGAAGGCAGGCAAGATGGGGGCGTGACCCTTATCGATCAGCTGCCCCCGACCGACGACCCCGACGCCCTCTTCGAGGCTTTCTCGTCATGGACCGAGAGCCGGGGCATCTCCCTCTATCCGGCCCAGGAGGAGGCACTGATCGAGGTGGTCTCCGGTGCGAACGTGATCCTGTCCACCCCGACCGGCTCCGGGAAGAGCCTGGTCGCGGCGGGCGCGCACTTCACCGCGCTGGCCCAGGACAAGGTCACCTTCTACACCGCGCCGATCAAGGCGCTGGTCTCGGAGAAGTTCTTCGACCTGTGCAAGCTGTTCGGCACGGAGAACGTCGGCATGCTCACCGGCGACGCCTCGGTCAACGCCGACGCCCCGGTGATCTGCTGCACGGCCGAGGTGCTGGCCTCCATCGCGCTGCGCGACGGCAAGTACGCCGACATCGGCCAGGTCGTGATGGACGAGTTCCACTTCTACGCCGAGCAGGACCGCGGCTGGGCCTGGCAGATCCCGCTGCTGGAGCTTCCGCAGGCCCAGTTCGTCCTGATGTCGGCCACGCTCGGCGACGTCCGGATGTTCGAGGAGGACCTGACCCGCCGCACCGGCCGTCCCACCTCCGTGATCCGCTCAGCGACCCGGCCGGTGCCGCTCAGCTACGAGTACCGGCTGACCCCGATCACCGAGACCCTCACCGAGCTCCTGGACACCCGGCAGGCGCCGGTCTACATCGTGCACTTCACCCAGGCCGCGGCCGTCGAGCGGGCGCAGTCGCTGATGAGCATCAACATGTGCACCAAGGAGGAGAAGGAGAAGATCGCCGATCTGATCGGCAACTTCCGCTTCACCACCAAGTTCGGCAAGAACCTCTCCCGCTACGTGCGGCACGGCATCGGGGTGCACCACGCGGGCATGCTGCCGAAGTACCGGCGCCTGGTGGAGAAGCTCGCCCAGGCGGGTCTGCTGAAGGTGATCTGCGGTACGGACACGCTCGGCGTCGGCGTCAACGTCCCCATCCGCACGGTGCTGTTCACGGCGCTCACCAAGTACGACGGGACCCGGGTGCGGACGCTGCGGGCCCGTGAGTTCCACCAGATCGCGGGCCGGGCGGGCCGGGCCGGTTTCGACACGGCGGGCTTCGTGGTGGCCCAGGCGCCCGAGCACGTCATCGAGAACGAGAAGGCCGTCAGGAAGGCGGGCGACGACCCGAAGAAGAAGCGCAAGGTGGTCCGCAAGAAGGCCCCCGAGGGCTTCGTCGCCTGGTCGGAGACCACCTTCGACAAGCTGATCCAGTCCGATCCGGAGCCGCTGACCTCCCGTTTCCGGGTCACGCACACGATGCTGCTGTCCGTGATCGCGCGCCCCGGCAACGCCTTCGAGGCGATGCGGCGGCTGCTGGAGGACAACCACGAGCCGCGCCGGGCGCAGCTGCGGCACATCCGCCGGGCCATCGCGATCTACCGCTCGCTGCTGGACGGCGGCGTGGTGGAGCAGCTCGACGAGCCGGACGCGGAGGGCCGCATCGTCCGGCTCACCGTCGACCTCCAGCAGGACTTCGCGCTCAACCAGCCGCTGTCCACCTTCGCGCTGGCCGCGTTCGACCTGCTGGACCCGGACTCCCCCTCGTACGCGCTGGACATGGTCTCCGTCGTCGAGTCGACGCTGGACGACCCGCGGCAGATCCTCGCGGCGCAGCAGAACAAGGCGCGCGGCGAGGCGGTCGGGCGGATGAAGGCGGACGGGGTCGAGTACGAGGAGCGGATGGAGCTGCTCCAGGAAGTGACGTACCCGAAGCCGCTGAGCGAGCTGTTGTGGCACGCGTACGACGTGTACCGCAGGAGCCACCCGTGGGTGGGCGACCACCCGGTGTCGCCGAAGTCCGTGATCCGTGACATGTACGAACGCGCCATGACGTTCACGGAGTTCACCTCGCACTACGAGCTGGCCCGGACCGAGGGCATCGTGCTGCGCTATCTGGCGAGCGCGTACAAGGCGCTGGAGCACACCATTCCGGACGATCTCAAGTCCGAGGACCTGGAGGATCTGATCGCCTGGCTCGGCGAGCTGGTCCGTCAGGTGGACTCCAGTCTCCTGGACGAGTGGGAGCAGCTGGCCAACCCGGAGATCGAGACGGCCGAGCAGGCGCAGGAGAAGGCCGACGAGGTGAAGCCGGTGACGGCGAACGCCCGCGCCTTCCGGGTGCTGGTGCGCAACGCGATGTTCCGCCGGGTGGAGCTGGCCGCGCTGGACCGGGTCGGCGAGCTCGGCGAGCTGGACGGCGACGCGGGCTGGGACGAGGACGCGTGGGGCGAGGCGATGGACGCCTACTGGGACGAGTACGACGAGCTGGGCACCGGCCCGGACGCCCGCGGTCCGAAGCTGCTGAAGATCGAGGAGGACCCGGCGCACGGGCTGTGGCGGGTCCGGCAGGCCTTCGCCGACCCGAACGGCGACCACGACTGGGGCATCAGCGCCGAGATCGACCTGGCCGCTTCCGACGAGGAGGGCCGGGCCGTCGTCAAGGTCACCTCCGTGGGCCAGTTGTGA
- a CDS encoding acyl-CoA dehydrogenase family protein — translation MAEFTLELNDDQKQVRDWLHGFAADVIRPAASEWDEREETPWPVIQEAAKVGIYSLDFYAQQFFDPTGLGIPMAMEELFWGDAGIALSIVGTGLAAVGVLANGTEEQIGTWIPQMYGDADDVKVAAFCSSEPDAGSDVASMRTRAVYDRAKDEWVLNGTKTWATNGGIANVHVVVAVVDPELGSKGHASFIVPPNTPGLSQGQKFKKHGIRASHTAEVVLEDVRVPGHCLLGGKDKLDQRLARARERAASGGERVKNAAMATFEASRPAVGAMAVGTARAAYEVALDYAKTRTQFGRPIIDNQGVAFQLADMRTRIDAARLLVWRASWMATTGKPFTSAEGSMSKLYASETAKKVTAQAVQILGGNGFTREYPVERMHRDAAIYTIFEGTSEIQRLVIARTLSGMPIR, via the coding sequence ATGGCGGAGTTCACGCTCGAACTCAACGACGACCAGAAGCAGGTCCGTGACTGGCTTCACGGCTTCGCCGCGGACGTGATCCGGCCGGCGGCCTCCGAGTGGGACGAGCGTGAGGAAACTCCCTGGCCCGTCATCCAGGAGGCGGCCAAGGTCGGCATCTACTCCCTCGACTTCTACGCCCAGCAGTTCTTCGACCCCACGGGCCTGGGCATCCCGATGGCGATGGAGGAACTCTTCTGGGGCGACGCGGGCATCGCCCTGTCGATCGTCGGAACGGGCCTCGCGGCCGTGGGCGTCCTGGCCAACGGCACCGAGGAGCAGATAGGCACCTGGATCCCGCAGATGTACGGCGACGCCGACGACGTCAAGGTCGCCGCCTTCTGCTCCTCCGAGCCGGACGCGGGCTCCGACGTCGCCTCGATGCGCACCCGCGCGGTGTACGACCGGGCCAAGGACGAGTGGGTGCTGAACGGCACGAAGACCTGGGCGACCAACGGCGGCATCGCCAACGTCCACGTGGTCGTCGCCGTGGTCGACCCGGAGCTGGGCTCCAAGGGACATGCCTCGTTCATCGTGCCGCCGAACACCCCCGGCCTCTCCCAGGGCCAGAAGTTCAAGAAGCACGGCATCCGCGCCTCGCACACCGCCGAGGTGGTCCTGGAGGACGTCCGCGTCCCCGGCCACTGCCTGCTCGGCGGCAAGGACAAGCTCGACCAGCGCCTGGCACGGGCCCGCGAGCGGGCCGCGTCCGGCGGCGAGCGGGTGAAGAACGCCGCGATGGCCACCTTCGAGGCGTCCCGGCCCGCGGTCGGCGCCATGGCCGTCGGCACCGCCCGCGCGGCGTACGAGGTCGCGCTGGACTACGCGAAGACCCGCACCCAGTTCGGCCGGCCGATCATCGACAACCAGGGCGTCGCCTTCCAGCTCGCCGACATGCGGACCCGGATCGACGCGGCCCGGCTGCTGGTCTGGCGCGCCTCGTGGATGGCGACCACCGGAAAGCCGTTCACCTCGGCCGAGGGCTCCATGTCCAAGCTGTACGCGAGCGAGACGGCGAAGAAGGTCACCGCCCAGGCCGTCCAGATCCTCGGCGGCAACGGCTTCACCCGCGAGTACCCGGTGGAGCGGATGCACCGGGACGCGGCGATCTACACGATCTTCGAGGGCACGAGCGAGATCCAGCGCCTGGTCATCGCCCGCACCCTGTCGGGCATGCCCATCCGCTGA
- a CDS encoding glutathione peroxidase yields the protein MTLHDIPLRTLTGEPTSLAEYAGQAVLLVNVASKCGLTPQYAGLERLQNTYQERGFTVLGVPCNQFAGQEPGSAEEIRTFCSTTYGVSFPLLEKTEVNGEGRHPLYAELTALADEEGEAGDVQWNFEKFLISPAGVPVARLRPRVEPEAPELVAAIEALLPA from the coding sequence ATGACGCTGCACGACATCCCCCTGCGCACCCTCACCGGCGAACCCACCTCCCTGGCCGAGTACGCCGGGCAGGCGGTCCTGCTGGTGAACGTCGCGTCGAAGTGCGGACTCACCCCGCAGTACGCGGGGCTGGAGCGGCTCCAGAACACGTACCAGGAACGCGGGTTCACCGTGCTCGGCGTCCCGTGCAACCAGTTCGCCGGCCAGGAGCCGGGGAGCGCGGAGGAGATCCGGACCTTCTGCTCGACGACGTACGGGGTCAGCTTCCCGCTGCTGGAGAAGACCGAGGTGAACGGTGAGGGGCGCCACCCGCTCTACGCCGAGCTGACCGCCCTCGCGGACGAGGAGGGCGAGGCGGGCGACGTCCAGTGGAACTTCGAGAAGTTCCTCATCTCCCCGGCGGGCGTGCCGGTGGCCCGGCTGCGTCCGCGCGTGGAGCCGGAGGCCCCGGAACTCGTCGCCGCCATCGAGGCCCTGCTGCCCGCCTGA
- a CDS encoding acyl-CoA thioesterase II, translated as MTNPADRLVGLLDLERIEVNIFRGRSPEESLQRVFGGQVAGQALVAAGRTTEGDRPVHSLHAYFLRPGRPGVPIVYEVERVRDGRSFTTRRVTAVQQGRTIFNLTASFHRPEEAGFEHQLPPAREVPDPEGLPTVADEVREHLGVLPEALERMARRQPFDIRYVDRLRWTKEEVKGSDPRSAVWMRAVGPLGDDPLVHTCALTYASDMTLLDAVRIPVEPLWGPRGFDMASLDHAMWFHRPFRADEWFLYDQESPIATGGRGLARGRIYDRAGNLLVSVVQEGLFRALGS; from the coding sequence ATGACGAACCCTGCCGATCGCCTGGTCGGCCTGCTGGACCTGGAGCGGATCGAGGTCAACATCTTCCGGGGGCGCAGCCCCGAGGAGTCCCTGCAACGGGTCTTCGGCGGGCAGGTCGCCGGGCAGGCGCTGGTCGCGGCCGGCCGGACCACCGAGGGCGACCGCCCGGTCCATTCGCTGCACGCGTACTTCCTGCGTCCGGGGCGGCCGGGGGTGCCGATCGTCTACGAGGTGGAGCGCGTCCGGGACGGCCGGTCGTTCACCACGCGCCGGGTCACGGCCGTCCAGCAGGGCCGGACGATCTTCAATCTGACGGCGTCCTTCCACCGGCCGGAGGAGGCGGGGTTCGAGCACCAGCTGCCGCCGGCCCGGGAGGTCCCGGACCCGGAGGGGCTGCCGACCGTCGCCGACGAGGTGCGCGAGCATCTGGGCGTGCTGCCGGAGGCGCTGGAGAGGATGGCTCGGCGGCAGCCCTTCGACATTCGGTACGTCGACCGGCTGCGCTGGACGAAGGAGGAGGTCAAGGGCTCCGATCCGCGCAGCGCGGTGTGGATGCGGGCGGTCGGCCCGCTGGGTGACGATCCGCTGGTGCACACCTGCGCGCTGACGTACGCGAGTGACATGACGCTGCTGGACGCGGTCCGCATCCCGGTGGAGCCGCTGTGGGGGCCGCGCGGTTTCGATATGGCGTCCCTGGATCACGCCATGTGGTTTCACCGGCCGTTCCGGGCCGACGAGTGGTTCCTGTACGACCAGGAGTCGCCGATCGCGACCGGTGGTCGGGGGCTGGCCCGGGGCCGGATCTACGACCGCGCGGGCAATCTGCTGGTGTCCGTGGTGCAGGAGGGGCTGTTCCGGGCCCTGGGCTCGTAG
- a CDS encoding metal-dependent hydrolase: MMGPAHSLSGAAAWLGVGAVAAATDHAMPWPVLVVGALITAGAALAPDLDHKSATISRAFGPVSRGLCEIVDKLSHAVYKATKMRGDSQRNGGHRTLTHTWVWAVLIGAGASAAAVTGGRWAVLGILFVHLVLAVEGLLWRAARMSSDVLVWLLGATSAWILAGVLAEPGNGSDWLFTAPGQEYLWLGLPIVLGALVHDIGDALTVSGCPILWPIPIGRKRWYPVGPPKAMRFRAGSWVELKVLMPAFMVLGGVGGAAALNII; encoded by the coding sequence ATGATGGGACCGGCACACTCGCTGTCAGGGGCGGCGGCCTGGCTGGGGGTGGGTGCCGTGGCGGCCGCCACGGACCACGCGATGCCGTGGCCCGTCCTCGTCGTGGGCGCGCTCATCACCGCCGGAGCCGCGCTCGCCCCGGACCTCGACCACAAGTCCGCGACCATCTCGCGCGCCTTCGGACCGGTCTCCCGCGGGCTCTGCGAGATCGTCGACAAGCTCTCGCACGCCGTCTACAAGGCGACGAAGATGCGCGGCGACTCGCAGCGCAACGGCGGTCACCGGACCCTGACGCACACCTGGGTCTGGGCCGTCCTGATCGGCGCCGGGGCCTCCGCCGCGGCGGTCACCGGCGGCCGGTGGGCGGTCCTGGGGATCCTCTTCGTCCACCTGGTGCTGGCCGTCGAAGGACTGCTGTGGCGGGCCGCCCGGATGTCCAGCGACGTCCTGGTCTGGCTGCTCGGCGCGACCAGCGCCTGGATACTGGCGGGCGTCCTGGCCGAGCCGGGCAACGGCTCCGACTGGCTGTTCACCGCCCCCGGCCAGGAGTACCTGTGGCTCGGGCTGCCGATCGTGCTCGGCGCCCTCGTCCACGACATCGGTGACGCGCTGACCGTCTCGGGCTGCCCGATCCTGTGGCCCATCCCGATCGGCCGCAAGCGCTGGTACCCGGTCGGCCCGCCGAAGGCCATGCGGTTCCGGGCCGGCAGCTGGGTGGAGCTGAAGGTGCTCATGCCGGCCTTCATGGTGCTCGGGGGAGTGGGCGGGGCAGCGGCGCTGAACATCATCTGA
- a CDS encoding TetR family transcriptional regulator codes for METTRQAERQRTAAENRRRELLEAADRVVLRDGPGASMNAIAAEAGITKPILYRHFGDKGGLYRALAKRHTDALLIALRAALDAPAERRQRVESTLDTYLAAIEARPQVYRFLMHPAEDAAPATEQGFDVGRHSAPLLRRLGEELALVIAERVDLGPDSDATARIWGHGIVGMMHAAGDWWLGERPCSREQLVRSLADLLWGRLSAAQDRPGGPGF; via the coding sequence ATGGAGACCACACGACAGGCCGAGCGGCAGCGGACGGCGGCCGAAAACCGCCGTCGCGAGCTGCTCGAAGCCGCCGACCGCGTGGTGCTCAGGGACGGTCCCGGCGCCTCGATGAACGCCATCGCGGCGGAGGCCGGGATCACCAAGCCCATCCTCTACCGGCACTTCGGCGACAAGGGCGGTCTCTACCGCGCCCTGGCCAAGCGCCACACCGACGCCCTGCTGATCGCCCTGCGCGCCGCGCTCGACGCCCCCGCCGAGCGCCGGCAGCGCGTCGAGTCGACGCTCGACACCTATCTCGCGGCGATCGAGGCCCGGCCCCAGGTCTACCGCTTCCTGATGCACCCCGCCGAGGACGCGGCCCCCGCGACGGAGCAGGGGTTCGACGTCGGGCGGCACTCGGCGCCGCTGCTGCGCCGGCTCGGCGAGGAACTCGCCCTGGTGATCGCCGAGCGGGTGGACCTCGGCCCGGACAGCGATGCCACGGCCCGCATCTGGGGCCACGGCATCGTCGGCATGATGCACGCGGCCGGCGACTGGTGGCTCGGTGAACGCCCCTGCTCCCGCGAGCAGTTGGTGCGCAGCCTGGCGGACCTGCTGTGGGGCCGGCTGTCCGCCGCGCAGGACCGGCCCGGCGGGCCGGGCTTCTGA
- a CDS encoding GNAT family N-acetyltransferase: MTAIVCASGPELVTYADELAALLVDAVDGGASVGFLAPLDRGVAAAWWREQAEAVDAGLLQVWIARDAERVVGTITLARARLPNARHRAEVAKLMVRSSARGRGLGRSLLDTAERSAADAGVTLLVLDTESGSPAERLYRSAGWTRCGSIPDYAGDPAGVLKPTTLYYKAIGPARPELPQEGA; encoded by the coding sequence ATGACCGCGATCGTCTGTGCGTCCGGGCCCGAACTGGTCACCTACGCCGATGAGTTGGCAGCCCTGCTGGTGGATGCCGTGGACGGCGGTGCGTCGGTGGGTTTCCTCGCGCCGCTGGACCGGGGCGTGGCCGCCGCCTGGTGGCGGGAGCAGGCCGAGGCCGTCGACGCCGGTCTCCTCCAGGTCTGGATCGCCCGCGACGCGGAGCGGGTGGTCGGAACCATCACGCTGGCCCGGGCCCGGCTGCCCAATGCCCGTCATCGCGCGGAGGTGGCCAAGTTGATGGTCCGTTCGTCGGCCCGCGGCCGGGGGCTCGGCCGGTCGCTGCTCGACACCGCCGAGCGGTCGGCCGCCGACGCGGGCGTCACGCTGCTGGTCCTGGACACCGAGAGCGGCAGCCCCGCCGAGCGGCTCTACCGTTCGGCGGGCTGGACGCGGTGCGGTTCGATCCCGGACTACGCGGGCGACCCGGCCGGGGTGCTGAAGCCGACGACGCTCTACTACAAGGCCATCGGCCCCGCCCGGCCGGAACTCCCGCAGGAGGGCGCATGA
- the def gene encoding peptide deformylase gives MRNRPIPGSSGLIRAMSLLGDPVLHGACEPVTDFGPPLARLVEDMYATMYAAEGVGLAANQIGVPLRVFVYDCPDDEDVRHLGHLVNPTLVEADGITVRGPEGCLSLPGLEAGTPRFDRAVVEGFTVEGEPVRVTGTGFFARCLQHECDHLEGTVYTDRLTGLRRRRALRAARRAPWARTAG, from the coding sequence ATGCGAAACCGCCCGATCCCCGGCAGTTCCGGCCTGATCCGCGCCATGAGCCTGCTCGGCGATCCGGTGCTGCACGGCGCCTGCGAGCCCGTCACGGACTTCGGCCCCCCGCTCGCCCGGCTCGTCGAGGACATGTACGCCACCATGTACGCGGCCGAGGGGGTCGGCCTCGCGGCCAACCAGATCGGCGTTCCGCTGCGGGTGTTCGTCTACGACTGCCCGGACGACGAGGACGTCCGCCACCTCGGACATCTCGTCAACCCCACGCTCGTCGAGGCGGACGGCATCACCGTACGCGGCCCGGAGGGCTGTCTGTCGCTGCCCGGCCTGGAGGCCGGCACCCCGCGCTTCGACCGCGCCGTCGTCGAGGGCTTCACGGTGGAGGGCGAGCCGGTGCGGGTAACCGGCACCGGTTTCTTCGCGCGCTGCCTCCAGCACGAGTGCGACCACCTCGAAGGCACCGTCTACACCGACCGGTTGACCGGATTGCGCCGTCGTAGGGCGCTGCGCGCGGCCCGCCGGGCGCCCTGGGCGCGCACCGCCGGCTGA
- a CDS encoding XRE family transcriptional regulator — protein sequence MRETEETGPGSVDARLATRLGGLRAERGWSLDELSRRSGVSRSTLSRLERGELSPTAALLNTLCTVYGRTMSRLLLEVEAEAPQLVPAGRQPVWRDEASGFVRRSVSPPHAGLRAEVVEGTLGAGAAIAYEDAPVPGMEQHVWVLEGTVEITVDGTAHTVRSGDCLRFRLHGPSHFHCPGPEPVRYALMIVLP from the coding sequence ATGAGAGAAACCGAGGAGACGGGGCCCGGCTCCGTCGATGCCCGGCTCGCCACCCGGCTGGGCGGGCTGCGTGCCGAGCGCGGCTGGTCGCTGGACGAACTCTCGCGGCGCAGCGGGGTGAGCCGTTCCACGCTGTCCCGGCTGGAGCGCGGCGAGTTGAGCCCGACGGCGGCCCTGCTCAACACGTTGTGCACGGTCTACGGACGGACGATGTCCCGGCTGCTGCTGGAGGTGGAGGCGGAGGCTCCGCAACTCGTCCCCGCGGGACGGCAACCGGTGTGGCGGGACGAGGCGTCGGGCTTTGTACGCCGGTCGGTCTCACCTCCGCACGCCGGTCTGCGCGCGGAGGTCGTCGAGGGCACCCTCGGCGCGGGGGCCGCCATCGCCTACGAGGACGCGCCCGTGCCGGGGATGGAGCAGCACGTCTGGGTGCTGGAGGGAACGGTCGAGATCACCGTCGACGGCACCGCGCACACGGTGCGCAGCGGCGACTGTCTCCGCTTCCGGCTGCACGGCCCCTCGCACTTCCACTGCCCCGGGCCGGAGCCGGTCCGCTACGCCCTGATGATCGTCCTGCCGTGA